A genomic segment from Thermoplasmatales archaeon encodes:
- a CDS encoding membrane dipeptidase translates to MRLIDLHEDIAYSSQRVDVVNSSEQSNVELLRSLGDVTVFSVLFPHVSTMNEVSDFLTKQYGTFSTATFPSREVLLEQIKFYLYLERRHNVRIVRKFSDVLSGGVTLLLAIEGTDSLTDPMDLYVLKELNVKSIGLTWNYDTKFAASCMSKKDFGLTGSGVSAVEICNELGLVVDLAHASRKTVLDTCNISRKPVIVSHANASKVRNHVRNLDDEELEAVCKTGGTIGLTAINPTLSDSPSIEDIAKNAEYIGSNFGWEHVSVGTDFLGISSTPKGFENILQVRELSELLGSHADGVLWKNALNVLEKIMS, encoded by the coding sequence ATGCGTTTAATTGATCTTCACGAAGACATTGCCTATTCATCCCAAAGGGTCGATGTTGTTAACTCATCCGAACAATCAAACGTGGAGCTGCTCAGATCTCTGGGAGACGTGACAGTATTTTCCGTTTTATTTCCCCACGTTAGCACCATGAACGAGGTAAGTGATTTCCTCACAAAACAGTACGGAACATTTTCGACAGCGACTTTTCCCTCCCGGGAGGTCCTGTTAGAACAGATCAAGTTCTATCTCTATCTTGAGAGAAGGCACAATGTGAGAATAGTACGAAAATTTAGTGATGTCCTTTCTGGCGGTGTCACCTTATTATTAGCAATAGAGGGAACAGATTCACTTACCGACCCCATGGACTTATACGTTCTGAAGGAGCTGAATGTTAAGTCGATAGGGCTGACATGGAACTATGATACGAAATTCGCAGCATCCTGTATGTCTAAAAAGGACTTTGGACTCACAGGCAGTGGCGTGTCGGCAGTGGAAATATGCAACGAACTCGGGCTTGTCGTTGATCTCGCCCACGCAAGCAGAAAAACGGTTCTGGATACCTGCAACATAAGCAGGAAACCCGTGATTGTATCTCATGCGAATGCATCTAAAGTGCGTAATCACGTAAGAAATCTTGATGACGAGGAACTTGAAGCAGTTTGCAAGACTGGTGGAACTATCGGATTGACGGCGATAAATCCAACACTTTCTGATTCCCCTTCAATAGAGGATATAGCCAAAAATGCCGAATACATCGGAAGCAACTTTGGATGGGAACATGTTTCTGTCGGAACTGACTTTTTAGGCATATCGTCAACCCCTAAAGGTTTTGAAAATATTTTACAGGTTCGAGAACTTTCCGAACTCCTTGGTTCACACGCTGATGGTGTTCTCTGGAAAAATGCATTGAATGTTCTGGAAAAAATAATGTCGTAA
- a CDS encoding glycoside hydrolase family 15 protein: protein MNNDFAFGWPGVEPKWTSSTKDGIGTSASPNSRLWFTVSHGIINEVYYPKIDTADIRDAQFLVTADKFFSEEKRETEHSIIRLRSGVPAFELKNTEKKGKYIIDKVIFSDPETDVLIQNVKFKWLGDSKDNPKIYSLISPHINNGGWGNNAWVGDYKGVSMLFASRDGISLAVCSDLPFGGMNVGFVGFSDSWQDLSRNYKMTYNFKHANNGNVAICGEIDISKSKNFSLYIGFGESPEEAALKVRSSMSKSNADTFSLYVSGWEALRARYRHINEMSSNCSLATISENVLKVHQAKGQFPGALIASLSIPWGNSKSDDDLGGYHLVWPRDMVEAAQAELAVGDYEGAMSALNYLMSTQEMEGNWPQNMWLDGKPYWAGIQLDETAFPILLAGKMVSMDLVDHSSVWNMVKKAAGFLVRNGPVTQEDRWEEDSGFSVFTLSVVISSLLVASDLADLNHDAELSKFFMDIADFYNSKIEEWTYVSNTEISRELGIDGYYVRIAPPDQGRVFASSPMKGYVPIRNRPLEYSRERAENLVSTGTLSLVRFGLRSPKDRRILDTVKVIDAFLRTETKTGTIWHRYNKDGYGEHENGDPFDGTGIGRGWPLLAGERAHFEIARGNIEEARRIQKIIEHQTSPGGMIPEQVWDSGDIPEKGLFNGKPSGSAMPLVWAHAEYLKLCRSLLDGEVFDMPPQGKKRYIENQTETALFIWSFNNKLSWMAVGKKLRILTLSQAKIHYSYDGWKSVSDAETKPVDVGAFYVDLGTDKLPSGSEVTFTFYWSSSGNWENKNFTVKVI from the coding sequence ATGAACAATGATTTTGCATTCGGGTGGCCTGGAGTTGAGCCGAAGTGGACTTCCAGCACAAAAGATGGGATAGGTACCTCAGCTTCTCCAAATAGCCGTCTCTGGTTTACGGTCTCGCATGGTATAATAAATGAGGTTTACTATCCAAAGATTGATACAGCTGATATCAGAGATGCTCAGTTCCTGGTGACAGCCGATAAATTTTTCTCAGAGGAAAAAAGGGAAACGGAACATTCCATAATCCGGCTGAGAAGCGGTGTCCCGGCTTTCGAATTGAAAAATACAGAAAAGAAAGGGAAGTATATCATAGACAAGGTGATATTTTCAGATCCTGAAACTGATGTGCTCATTCAGAATGTTAAATTCAAGTGGTTGGGGGACAGCAAAGACAATCCAAAAATTTATTCATTGATTTCTCCGCACATAAATAATGGTGGTTGGGGAAACAACGCCTGGGTAGGGGACTATAAAGGCGTATCTATGCTCTTTGCATCAAGGGACGGTATATCGCTTGCCGTTTGCTCAGACTTGCCATTCGGTGGAATGAACGTCGGATTCGTTGGTTTCTCGGACAGCTGGCAAGATCTCTCGCGGAACTACAAGATGACCTACAACTTTAAGCACGCCAACAACGGAAATGTTGCAATATGCGGTGAAATAGATATAAGCAAAAGCAAGAACTTCTCGCTGTATATCGGCTTTGGTGAGAGTCCAGAAGAGGCTGCCCTGAAAGTTCGCTCCTCCATGTCAAAAAGTAATGCGGATACATTCAGTCTGTATGTTTCCGGATGGGAGGCACTTCGTGCCAGGTACAGGCACATAAATGAAATGTCCAGCAATTGTTCACTTGCAACTATAAGTGAGAATGTTTTAAAGGTGCATCAGGCAAAAGGGCAATTCCCTGGTGCTCTCATAGCATCTCTTTCGATCCCATGGGGAAATTCAAAGAGTGATGATGACCTCGGGGGGTACCATCTCGTATGGCCACGGGATATGGTCGAGGCGGCACAGGCTGAACTAGCTGTAGGTGACTACGAAGGTGCAATGTCTGCACTTAACTACCTTATGTCTACTCAGGAAATGGAAGGAAACTGGCCCCAGAACATGTGGCTTGACGGAAAACCTTACTGGGCAGGCATTCAACTAGATGAGACCGCCTTTCCCATATTGCTTGCAGGTAAGATGGTATCGATGGATCTCGTAGACCATTCATCTGTTTGGAATATGGTAAAGAAGGCGGCCGGATTTTTGGTAAGGAATGGTCCAGTAACTCAGGAGGACAGATGGGAGGAAGATTCTGGCTTTTCTGTTTTCACTCTATCTGTGGTGATTTCCTCTCTTCTGGTGGCATCGGATCTAGCAGACTTAAACCATGATGCGGAACTTAGTAAATTTTTCATGGATATTGCTGATTTCTACAATTCAAAGATTGAGGAATGGACTTATGTTAGCAACACGGAAATTTCTCGCGAGCTAGGTATAGACGGGTACTATGTGCGCATTGCTCCCCCGGACCAGGGGCGCGTTTTTGCTTCTTCACCAATGAAAGGATACGTTCCGATCCGGAATCGGCCCCTTGAGTATAGCAGAGAGCGTGCCGAAAATCTTGTGAGCACAGGAACCCTCTCACTTGTGCGCTTCGGGTTAAGATCGCCTAAAGACAGGAGAATACTGGATACGGTGAAGGTTATAGATGCGTTCCTTAGAACAGAGACGAAGACGGGCACGATATGGCACCGATATAACAAGGATGGTTACGGCGAGCACGAAAATGGTGATCCTTTCGATGGAACAGGTATTGGGCGAGGCTGGCCACTTCTTGCAGGCGAAAGAGCACACTTCGAGATAGCAAGAGGGAACATTGAAGAAGCCAGAAGGATCCAAAAAATTATCGAGCATCAGACAAGCCCTGGAGGAATGATACCTGAACAGGTGTGGGATTCTGGGGATATTCCTGAAAAGGGGTTATTCAACGGTAAGCCCTCAGGTTCCGCGATGCCACTTGTATGGGCTCATGCTGAATACCTGAAGCTGTGCAGATCCCTCCTTGACGGAGAGGTTTTTGATATGCCTCCGCAGGGGAAGAAGAGGTATATAGAGAACCAAACTGAGACAGCATTATTTATCTGGAGTTTTAATAACAAACTTTCCTGGATGGCCGTCGGAAAAAAGCTTAGGATCCTAACTTTAAGCCAAGCTAAGATCCATTACAGCTATGACGGATGGAAATCGGTATCTGACGCGGAAACGAAACCAGTGGATGTAGGTGCCTTCTACGTAGATCTTGGCACTGATAAACTTCCCTCAGGTTCAGAGGTGACCTTTACCTTTTACTGGAGCAGTTCAGGGAATTGGGAAAATAAGAATTTTACAGTAAAAGTGATATAA